A region from the Sphingopyxis lindanitolerans genome encodes:
- a CDS encoding LysR family transcriptional regulator: MDWDKLQYFLFVARHGTLARAGSALHVDATTVSRRVSALETALGQTLFERAPTGFVLTAAGRALVPHAEAMAAAAARIHSREGESGLSGQLRVSVSEGFGNSFIAPRLAGFVAAHPELEIDLVASSGFLDPSRREADMAVLLARPRKGPLITRKLSDYSLGLYAPAARPDWQATAAAGPLSRANIPVIGYMPDILYAPELDYLGEIEPGLRAGVRSSSILAQRRMIAGGAGVGVLPCFLAADDPALVRVRPDQLIARAFWLALHRDVAPQPRIRAFIDWLDAEVRDSRGLLVPG; encoded by the coding sequence ATGGACTGGGACAAGCTGCAATATTTCCTGTTCGTCGCGCGCCACGGCACCCTCGCACGCGCCGGCAGCGCGCTGCACGTCGATGCGACGACGGTCAGCCGCCGCGTCAGCGCGCTCGAAACCGCGCTCGGCCAAACTTTGTTCGAGCGCGCACCCACCGGCTTCGTCCTGACCGCGGCGGGCCGCGCGCTCGTCCCGCACGCCGAGGCGATGGCGGCGGCGGCGGCGCGCATCCATTCGCGCGAAGGCGAATCGGGATTGTCGGGGCAGCTCCGGGTCAGCGTCTCCGAAGGGTTCGGCAACAGCTTCATCGCGCCGCGGCTGGCAGGCTTCGTCGCGGCGCATCCCGAGCTTGAGATCGACCTTGTCGCCTCGTCGGGCTTCCTCGACCCGTCGCGGCGCGAGGCCGACATGGCGGTGCTGCTGGCGCGGCCCCGAAAAGGCCCGCTGATCACGCGCAAGCTGTCGGATTACAGCCTTGGCCTCTACGCGCCCGCCGCCCGGCCCGACTGGCAGGCGACCGCGGCCGCGGGGCCGCTATCGCGCGCCAATATCCCGGTGATCGGCTATATGCCCGACATCCTCTATGCGCCCGAACTCGATTATCTGGGCGAGATCGAGCCGGGGCTGCGCGCGGGCGTCCGGTCCTCGTCGATCCTCGCGCAGCGGCGGATGATCGCGGGCGGCGCCGGGGTCGGCGTCCTCCCCTGCTTTCTGGCGGCGGACGACCCCGCGCTGGTGCGCGTCCGGCCCGATCAGCTGATCGCGCGCGCCTTCTGGCTCGCGCTCCACCGCGACGTCGCGCCGCAACCGCGCATCCGCGCCTTCATCGACTGGCTCGATGCCGAGGTGCGCGACAGCCGGGGACTGCTGGTGCCCGGTTGA
- a CDS encoding acyl-CoA dehydrogenase family protein, whose amino-acid sequence MTDQFQLTDDQLAIQDMARKFTADAITPHAAEWDEKQIFPRETIKAAAELGFASIYVSEESGGIGLGRLEAALIMEAMAYGCPATSAFISIHNMSSWMIDTFGSAEVKAKFLPGLVTMDQIASYCLTEPGSGSDAAALKTSAKLEGDHYVVNGTKQFISGAGVNDIYVTMVRTGQPGPKGISCLVIDKDMPGVSFGAKERKLGWNASPTAQVIFDNVKVPVENRVGAEGDGFRFAMAGLDGGRLNIGACSLGGAQRCLDEAVAYTRDRQQFGQPIADFQNTQFMLADMATDLEAARALLYMAAAKVTANAPDKSRFSAMAKRLATDNGSKIVNDALQLFGGYGYLKDYPIERFWRDLRVHSILEGTNQVMRMIVGRDLLRQ is encoded by the coding sequence ATGACCGACCAGTTCCAACTCACCGACGACCAGCTTGCGATCCAGGACATGGCGCGCAAATTCACCGCCGACGCGATCACCCCGCACGCGGCCGAATGGGACGAGAAACAGATTTTCCCGCGCGAGACGATCAAGGCGGCGGCCGAACTCGGCTTCGCATCCATCTATGTCAGCGAGGAATCGGGCGGCATCGGCCTCGGCCGGCTCGAAGCCGCGCTGATCATGGAGGCGATGGCCTATGGCTGTCCCGCGACCAGCGCCTTCATCTCGATCCACAATATGTCGAGCTGGATGATCGATACCTTCGGCAGCGCCGAGGTGAAGGCGAAATTCCTGCCCGGCCTCGTCACCATGGACCAGATCGCGAGCTATTGCCTGACCGAACCCGGATCGGGGTCCGACGCCGCGGCGCTCAAGACCAGCGCGAAGCTGGAAGGCGACCATTATGTCGTCAACGGCACCAAGCAGTTCATTTCGGGCGCCGGGGTCAACGACATCTATGTGACGATGGTGCGTACCGGCCAGCCGGGTCCGAAGGGGATCAGTTGCCTCGTCATCGACAAGGACATGCCCGGCGTCAGCTTTGGCGCCAAGGAGCGCAAGCTGGGCTGGAACGCGTCGCCGACCGCGCAGGTGATCTTCGACAATGTCAAAGTGCCGGTCGAAAACCGCGTCGGGGCCGAGGGCGACGGCTTCCGCTTCGCGATGGCGGGGCTCGACGGCGGCCGCCTCAATATCGGCGCCTGCTCGCTGGGCGGCGCGCAACGCTGCCTCGACGAGGCGGTCGCCTACACCAGGGACCGCCAGCAGTTCGGGCAGCCGATCGCTGATTTCCAGAACACCCAGTTCATGCTCGCCGACATGGCGACCGACCTCGAGGCGGCGCGCGCGCTGCTTTACATGGCGGCGGCAAAGGTCACCGCGAACGCGCCCGACAAGTCGCGCTTTTCGGCGATGGCGAAGCGGCTCGCGACCGACAATGGCAGCAAGATCGTCAACGACGCGCTGCAATTGTTCGGTGGTTACGGCTATTTGAAGGATTATCCGATCGAGCGTTTCTGGCGCGACCTGCGCGTCCATTCGATCCTTGAGGGCACCAACCAGGTGATGCGGATGATCGTGGGAAGGGATTTGCTGCGCCAATGA
- a CDS encoding efflux RND transporter periplasmic adaptor subunit: MTMKRPMLLIGALCIATLSLGACSDKDAKGGNRTPEVGYVVVSQEAVPVSTSLGGRTVAFETSEVRPQVNGVIRRRLFTEGGFVRAGQPLYQIDASLYQAAVDQAEANLASARASAQAAEEKAKRFAPLARIQAVAEQDYSDALAQARSARAAVAQNAAALETARINLRYTHVSAPISGRIGRSLVTPGGLVSASQATPLAVIQQADPIYVDMQQSSADLTRLRQALASGGVLPGSTSVRLKLEDGSDYALPGTVQFSEVTVSEATGTVTLRARFPNPDGLLLPGMFVTALFDQAINPAAILVPQAAVQRDFDGSAFVYLVGKDNKAARRKIVAERTVGANWVVTDGLKPGDKVISQGVGNLKQGAPIKPVPASSPQRLGAPADKGAAAKGQ, translated from the coding sequence ATGACGATGAAAAGGCCGATGCTCCTGATCGGGGCCCTGTGCATCGCGACGCTTTCGCTCGGCGCCTGTTCGGACAAGGATGCGAAGGGGGGCAACCGCACCCCCGAGGTCGGCTATGTGGTCGTCAGCCAGGAGGCGGTGCCGGTATCGACCTCGCTCGGCGGACGCACCGTCGCTTTCGAGACGAGCGAAGTGCGGCCGCAGGTGAATGGCGTCATCCGCCGCCGCCTGTTCACCGAGGGCGGCTTCGTGCGCGCCGGCCAGCCGCTCTATCAGATCGACGCGAGCCTTTATCAGGCGGCGGTCGACCAGGCCGAAGCGAACCTCGCCAGCGCACGGGCCAGCGCGCAGGCGGCCGAGGAGAAAGCGAAGCGCTTCGCGCCGCTCGCCAGGATCCAGGCGGTCGCCGAGCAGGATTATAGCGACGCGCTGGCGCAGGCACGCAGCGCGCGCGCCGCGGTGGCGCAAAATGCCGCCGCGCTCGAAACCGCACGGATCAACCTGCGCTATACCCATGTGTCGGCGCCGATCAGCGGGCGCATCGGCCGCAGCCTCGTCACGCCGGGCGGGCTGGTCAGCGCCAGCCAGGCGACCCCGCTCGCGGTGATCCAGCAGGCCGATCCCATCTATGTCGACATGCAGCAGTCGAGCGCCGACCTCACCCGGCTGCGCCAGGCGCTCGCAAGCGGCGGGGTGCTGCCGGGCAGCACGTCGGTGCGGCTGAAGCTGGAGGATGGCAGCGACTATGCCCTTCCCGGCACGGTGCAATTTTCGGAAGTGACGGTCAGCGAGGCAACCGGCACCGTGACGCTGCGCGCGCGCTTTCCCAATCCCGACGGGCTGCTGCTTCCCGGCATGTTCGTGACCGCGCTGTTCGACCAGGCGATCAACCCGGCCGCGATCCTCGTGCCGCAGGCGGCGGTGCAGCGCGATTTCGACGGGTCGGCCTTCGTCTATCTGGTCGGCAAGGACAATAAGGCCGCGCGGCGCAAGATCGTCGCCGAGCGCACGGTCGGGGCGAACTGGGTCGTCACCGACGGGCTGAAACCCGGCGACAAGGTCATCAGCCAGGGGGTCGGCAACCTCAAGCAGGGCGCGCCGATCAAGCCGGTTCCGGCGAGCAGTCCGCAGCGTTTGGGGGCACCCGCTGACAAAGGCGCCGCGGCGAAAGGTCAATAA
- a CDS encoding CoA-acylating methylmalonate-semialdehyde dehydrogenase — MRQIDHHIVGGAGGSARQSDIFDPNNGGVQARVALGDAALLDRAVAAAKEAQPAWAAVNPQRRARVMFDYKRIVEAHLGELAELLASEHGKVVADARGDVQRGLDVIEFCCGIPHVLKGEYTQGAGPGIDVYSMRQPIGIGVGITPFNFPAMIPMWMFGPAIATGNAFILKPSERDPSVPVRLGELMLEAGLPEGILQVVHGDKEMVDAILDHPDIGAVSFVGSSDIAHYVYNRGVANGKRVQAMGGAKNHGIVMPDADLDQVVNDLTGAAFGSAGERCMALPVVVPVGEDTANRLRAKLIPAIEALRIGVSTDAEAHYGPVVSQAHKEKVEGWIQKCADEGAELVVDGRGFTLQGHEKGFFVGPTLFDHVTPDMESYKEEIFGPVLQIVRAADFEAALELPSKHQYGNGVAIFTRNGHAAREFAARVNVGMVGINVPIPVPVAYHTFGGWKRSAFGDTNQHGMEGVKFWTKVKTVTARWPDGGGDGSNAFVIPTMG, encoded by the coding sequence ATGCGACAGATTGATCATCATATCGTCGGCGGCGCCGGCGGCAGCGCGCGCCAGAGCGATATTTTCGACCCCAATAATGGCGGCGTCCAGGCGCGCGTCGCGCTCGGCGACGCCGCGCTGCTCGATCGCGCGGTCGCGGCGGCCAAAGAGGCGCAGCCCGCATGGGCGGCGGTCAACCCGCAGCGCCGTGCGCGCGTGATGTTCGACTATAAGCGGATCGTCGAGGCGCATCTGGGCGAACTCGCCGAACTGCTGGCGAGCGAGCATGGCAAGGTCGTCGCCGACGCGCGCGGCGACGTTCAGCGTGGGCTCGACGTCATCGAATTCTGCTGCGGCATCCCGCATGTGCTGAAGGGCGAATATACGCAAGGGGCGGGTCCGGGCATCGACGTCTATTCGATGCGCCAGCCGATCGGCATCGGTGTCGGCATCACCCCGTTCAACTTCCCGGCGATGATCCCGATGTGGATGTTCGGCCCGGCGATCGCGACCGGTAATGCCTTCATCCTGAAACCCAGCGAGCGCGACCCGAGCGTGCCGGTACGGCTGGGCGAACTGATGCTCGAAGCCGGGCTGCCCGAGGGGATTTTACAGGTCGTCCACGGCGACAAGGAAATGGTCGACGCGATCCTCGACCATCCCGACATCGGCGCGGTCAGCTTCGTCGGCTCGTCCGACATCGCGCATTATGTCTATAACCGCGGCGTCGCCAACGGAAAGCGCGTCCAGGCGATGGGCGGCGCCAAGAACCACGGCATCGTCATGCCCGACGCCGATCTCGACCAGGTCGTCAACGACCTCACCGGGGCAGCCTTCGGTTCGGCGGGCGAGCGCTGCATGGCGCTGCCGGTCGTCGTGCCGGTCGGCGAGGATACGGCGAATCGCCTGCGCGCCAAGCTGATCCCCGCGATCGAGGCGCTGCGAATCGGCGTATCGACCGATGCCGAGGCGCATTACGGCCCCGTCGTGTCGCAGGCGCACAAGGAAAAGGTCGAGGGTTGGATCCAGAAATGCGCCGACGAAGGCGCCGAACTGGTGGTCGATGGCCGCGGCTTCACCTTGCAGGGGCATGAAAAGGGCTTTTTCGTCGGCCCGACCCTGTTCGACCATGTCACCCCCGACATGGAAAGCTATAAGGAAGAAATCTTCGGTCCGGTGCTGCAGATCGTCCGCGCCGCCGATTTCGAAGCCGCGCTCGAGCTGCCGTCGAAGCATCAATATGGCAATGGAGTTGCGATCTTCACCCGCAATGGCCACGCCGCGCGCGAATTCGCCGCGCGCGTCAATGTCGGCATGGTCGGCATCAACGTCCCGATCCCGGTGCCGGTCGCTTATCACACGTTCGGCGGCTGGAAGCGCTCGGCGTTCGGCGATACCAACCAGCACGGCATGGAAGGCGTCAAATTCTGGACCAAGGTCAAGACCGTCACCGCGCGCTGGCCCGACGGCGGTGGCGACGGATCGAATGCCTTCGTCATCCCGACGATGGGGTGA
- the dxs gene encoding 1-deoxy-D-xylulose-5-phosphate synthase, with protein sequence MTDRPSTPLLDTVDVPADLRKLKPEDLRQFADELRAEMISAVGTTGGHLGSGLGVVELTTALHYVFDTPRDKIVWDVGHQCYPHKIITGRRDRIRTLRTGGGLSGFTKRSESEYDPFGAAHSSTSISAALGFAIANKLKDEPGRAIAVIGDGSMSAGMAYEAMNNAAAAGNRLIVILNDNDMSIAPPVGGLSAYLAKLVSSRPFVELREIARRFARKLPQPLHKAAKKTDEFARGMAMGGTLFEELGFYYVGPIDGHNLDHLIPVLENVRDSDHGPVLIHAVTMKGKGYAPAEAAADKYHGVQKFDVITGVQAKAPPGPPAYQNVFGETLAKLADTDKRIVAITAAMPSGTGVDKFAAAHPDRSFDVGIAEQHAVTFAAGLAAQGMRPFAAIYSTFLQRAYDQVVHDVAIQNLPVRFAIDRAGLVGADGSTHAGSFDVTYLATLPNFVVMAAADEAELVHMTYTAAEYDDGPIAFRYPRGGGTGVALPAVPQKLAIGKGRVVRAGKTVAILSLGTRLAEALKAADTLEARGLSTSVIDLRFAKPLDEELIRKTLAAHEVCVTIEEGSIGGLGAHVLTLASDEGLIDTGLKLRTMRLPDMFQDQDKPEAQYDEAGLNAPQIVDTVLKALRHNSAGVEEAGARA encoded by the coding sequence ATGACCGATCGTCCGTCAACACCGCTGCTCGACACGGTGGATGTCCCCGCCGACCTCCGCAAGCTGAAGCCCGAAGACCTCCGCCAGTTCGCCGACGAGCTGCGCGCCGAGATGATTTCGGCGGTCGGGACGACCGGCGGCCATCTGGGTTCGGGGCTGGGTGTCGTCGAGCTGACGACCGCGCTCCATTATGTGTTCGACACGCCGCGCGACAAGATCGTCTGGGACGTCGGGCACCAATGCTATCCGCACAAGATCATCACCGGCCGCCGCGACCGCATCCGCACCCTGCGCACCGGCGGCGGCTTGTCGGGCTTCACCAAGCGCAGCGAGAGCGAATATGACCCGTTCGGCGCCGCGCATTCGTCGACCTCGATCAGCGCCGCGCTCGGTTTCGCGATCGCGAACAAGCTCAAGGACGAGCCCGGCCGCGCGATCGCGGTGATCGGCGACGGGTCGATGTCGGCGGGCATGGCCTATGAGGCGATGAACAACGCTGCCGCCGCGGGCAACCGGCTGATCGTCATCCTCAACGACAATGACATGTCGATCGCGCCGCCGGTGGGCGGGCTGTCGGCCTATCTCGCCAAGCTCGTCTCGTCGCGGCCGTTCGTCGAGCTGCGCGAGATCGCGCGGCGTTTCGCGCGCAAGCTGCCGCAGCCGCTCCACAAGGCGGCGAAAAAGACCGACGAATTCGCGCGCGGCATGGCGATGGGCGGCACCTTGTTCGAGGAACTCGGCTTTTATTATGTCGGGCCGATCGACGGGCATAATCTCGACCATCTGATCCCGGTGCTCGAAAATGTCCGCGACAGCGACCACGGCCCGGTACTGATCCATGCGGTGACGATGAAGGGCAAGGGCTATGCCCCCGCCGAGGCGGCGGCCGACAAATATCATGGCGTCCAGAAATTCGACGTCATCACCGGGGTGCAGGCGAAAGCGCCGCCGGGGCCGCCCGCCTATCAGAATGTGTTCGGCGAGACGCTGGCGAAGCTCGCCGACACCGACAAAAGGATCGTCGCGATCACCGCGGCGATGCCGTCGGGAACCGGGGTCGATAAATTCGCGGCCGCGCACCCCGACCGCAGCTTCGACGTCGGCATCGCCGAACAGCATGCGGTGACCTTCGCGGCCGGGCTCGCGGCGCAGGGGATGCGGCCGTTCGCGGCGATCTATTCGACCTTCCTCCAACGCGCCTATGACCAGGTCGTCCACGATGTCGCGATCCAGAATCTGCCGGTGCGCTTCGCGATCGACCGCGCCGGGCTCGTCGGCGCCGACGGATCGACCCACGCGGGTTCGTTCGACGTCACCTATCTGGCGACGCTGCCCAATTTCGTCGTGATGGCGGCGGCCGACGAGGCGGAGCTGGTCCACATGACCTATACCGCCGCCGAATATGACGATGGCCCGATCGCCTTTCGCTATCCGCGCGGCGGTGGCACCGGCGTGGCGCTGCCCGCGGTGCCGCAGAAGCTGGCGATCGGCAAGGGCCGCGTCGTGCGGGCGGGCAAGACGGTCGCGATCCTGTCGCTCGGCACCCGGCTCGCCGAGGCGCTGAAGGCAGCCGACACGCTCGAAGCGCGCGGGCTGTCGACCAGCGTCATCGATCTGCGCTTCGCCAAGCCGCTCGACGAGGAACTGATCCGCAAGACGCTTGCCGCGCATGAGGTCTGCGTGACGATCGAGGAAGGCAGCATCGGCGGGCTTGGCGCGCATGTGCTGACGCTGGCGAGCGACGAAGGACTGATCGACACCGGGCTGAAACTGCGCACGATGCGGCTTCCCGATATGTTCCAGGACCAGGACAAGCCCGAGGCGCAATATGACGAAGCCGGGCTCAACGCGCCGCAGATCGTCGATACCGTCCTGAAGGCGCTGCGCCACAACAGCGCCGGGGTCGAAGAGGCCGGGGCGCGGGCGTAA
- a CDS encoding I78 family peptidase inhibitor, which yields MMDFRLLAIAATLPLAACAASEAPAESTPPPPAEMACNADAGASFVGQTATPDLGGAIVKATGARTLRWGPPRSAMTMDYRQDRVNVMYDDAYKITQVTCG from the coding sequence ATGATGGATTTTCGCCTGCTCGCAATCGCCGCCACCTTGCCGCTCGCCGCCTGCGCGGCCAGCGAAGCCCCCGCCGAATCGACCCCCCCGCCGCCCGCCGAGATGGCGTGCAACGCCGATGCCGGGGCGAGCTTCGTCGGCCAGACCGCGACTCCGGATTTGGGCGGCGCGATCGTCAAGGCGACCGGCGCGCGCACGCTGCGCTGGGGCCCGCCGCGTTCGGCGATGACGATGGATTATCGGCAGGACCGGGTGAACGTCATGTATGACGACGCCTACAAGATCACGCAGGTCACCTGTGGCTGA
- a CDS encoding MipA/OmpV family protein, whose protein sequence is MPDLTSLFRFFRMAPVLTALAIFAAPAAAEDAARPPEPPITIDPSPVDARVDAPVRFAQDTGDIDENILLPAARPEDDHQDRRYARDYFALAAGVVTVPSYNGSDERSLLPAVYFRGRYKGYSFSTRGTNFQVDLVRQKRGQRTDIKFGPIINLRGDRTGRIKDAQVEALGERKMAVELGLSAGITQSGVFTSRYDQIGFRVVGLKDISGRHGSWVVSPTIDYGTPLSKRAYLGVSASFNVYGKGFGRYYFDIDPVGSAASGLPVYTGAGRKATLGKYTIGMAGAYALSGDLRKGFVLLGGAQYGRMTSRFATSPIVDVAGARDQWLAGAGLAYQF, encoded by the coding sequence ATGCCCGATTTGACGTCGCTCTTCCGCTTCTTCCGCATGGCGCCGGTCCTGACCGCCCTCGCCATATTCGCGGCGCCGGCCGCCGCCGAAGACGCGGCGCGCCCCCCCGAACCGCCGATCACCATCGACCCGTCGCCGGTCGATGCGCGCGTCGATGCGCCGGTGCGTTTCGCGCAGGACACGGGCGACATCGACGAGAATATCCTGCTTCCCGCCGCGCGACCGGAGGACGATCATCAGGACCGCCGCTATGCGCGTGACTATTTCGCGCTGGCCGCGGGGGTGGTCACCGTGCCGAGCTACAATGGCTCGGACGAGCGCAGCCTGCTTCCCGCCGTCTATTTTCGCGGGCGCTACAAGGGCTATAGTTTTTCGACCCGGGGCACCAATTTCCAGGTCGATCTGGTGCGCCAGAAGCGCGGGCAACGGACCGACATCAAATTCGGCCCGATCATCAATCTTCGCGGCGACCGCACCGGGCGCATCAAGGACGCGCAGGTCGAAGCGCTCGGCGAGCGCAAGATGGCGGTCGAACTCGGCCTTTCGGCGGGTATCACCCAGTCGGGCGTCTTCACCAGCCGCTATGACCAGATCGGTTTCCGCGTCGTCGGGCTCAAGGACATCAGCGGCCGGCACGGCAGTTGGGTCGTCTCGCCGACGATCGATTATGGCACGCCGCTGTCGAAGCGCGCCTATCTCGGCGTTTCGGCGTCTTTCAACGTCTATGGCAAGGGCTTCGGCCGCTATTATTTCGACATCGATCCCGTCGGCAGCGCCGCGAGCGGGCTGCCCGTCTATACCGGGGCGGGCCGCAAGGCGACGCTCGGCAAATATACGATCGGCATGGCCGGCGCCTATGCGCTGTCGGGCGATCTTCGCAAGGGCTTCGTGCTGCTCGGCGGCGCGCAATATGGCCGGATGACGAGCCGCTTTGCGACCTCGCCGATCGTCGATGTCGCCGGCGCCCGCGACCAGTGGCTCGCGGGCGCCGGGCTCGCCTATCAGTTCTGA
- a CDS encoding enoyl-CoA hydratase/isomerase family protein produces MTDDVIIAKEGRIGRISLNRPKAIHALNLAMCEAMIAALVQWQDDDAVEAVIIDHSEGRGFCAGGDIRMLAESGAKDGKEARAFFHTEYRLNHLLFTYAKPVAAFMDGITMGGGVGISQPAKYRVATDHTRFAMPETGIGLFPDVGGGWYLPRLEGRVGAFLALTGARLDGAECLALGLATHYLPSERLAEAKARIAAHPDRIGGILGELSVTAPPAAITSRIDKINRLFASDTYEDILAALEADGGEWAGKELDALRTKSPQTCKVALRQLKEGGAMTDFAEQMRQEYAIGARVVQMHDFLEGVRALIIDKDNSPQWDPPTPEAVTDAWIDAIFVPLPDDEQWTPLT; encoded by the coding sequence ATGACGGACGATGTCATCATTGCGAAAGAAGGCCGCATCGGCCGCATTTCGTTGAACCGCCCCAAGGCGATCCACGCGCTGAACCTCGCCATGTGCGAAGCGATGATCGCCGCGCTCGTCCAATGGCAGGACGACGACGCGGTCGAGGCCGTCATCATCGACCATAGCGAGGGCCGCGGCTTCTGCGCCGGCGGCGACATCCGCATGCTCGCGGAAAGCGGCGCGAAGGACGGCAAGGAGGCGCGCGCCTTCTTCCACACCGAATATCGCCTCAACCATCTGCTCTTCACTTATGCGAAGCCCGTTGCCGCCTTCATGGACGGCATCACCATGGGCGGCGGGGTCGGGATTTCGCAGCCGGCGAAATATCGCGTCGCGACCGACCATACGCGCTTCGCGATGCCCGAAACCGGGATTGGCCTGTTCCCCGACGTCGGCGGCGGCTGGTATCTGCCGCGCCTCGAGGGCCGCGTCGGCGCCTTCCTTGCGCTCACCGGGGCGCGGCTCGACGGGGCGGAGTGTTTGGCGCTCGGGCTCGCGACGCATTACCTTCCGTCCGAACGCCTCGCCGAAGCGAAGGCGCGCATCGCCGCGCACCCCGACCGCATCGGCGGCATATTGGGCGAATTGTCGGTGACCGCACCGCCGGCCGCGATCACGAGCCGCATCGACAAGATCAACCGACTGTTCGCGAGCGACACCTATGAGGACATCCTCGCCGCGCTCGAGGCCGATGGCGGCGAATGGGCGGGGAAGGAGCTTGATGCGCTGCGCACCAAAAGCCCGCAAACCTGCAAGGTCGCACTCCGCCAACTCAAGGAAGGCGGCGCGATGACCGACTTTGCGGAGCAGATGCGCCAGGAATATGCGATCGGTGCCCGCGTCGTCCAGATGCACGACTTCCTCGAAGGCGTCCGCGCGCTGATCATCGACAAGGACAACAGCCCGCAATGGGATCCGCCGACGCCCGAAGCCGTCACCGACGCCTGGATCGACGCGATCTTCGTGCCGCTGCCTGATGATGAGCAATGGACCCCTCTAACCTAA
- a CDS encoding RidA family protein, translating to MADGHLDSGARRHHSSASPFEPVYGYSRAVRVGNRIDVAGCAPIEPDGASTPGDAGVQAARCLAIIGEALEALGGSVADVVRTRMYITDAADADLVGQAHGAVFGDIRPAATMLVVSALIRPEWKVEIEAEALIEKDV from the coding sequence GTGGCTGACGGCCATTTGGATTCAGGGGCGCGCCGTCATCACAGCTCGGCGTCGCCGTTCGAGCCGGTCTATGGCTATAGCCGCGCGGTTCGGGTGGGGAACCGGATCGACGTCGCCGGCTGCGCGCCGATCGAGCCCGACGGTGCGTCGACCCCCGGCGATGCCGGGGTGCAGGCGGCGCGCTGTCTGGCGATCATCGGCGAGGCGCTCGAAGCCCTCGGCGGCAGCGTCGCCGACGTCGTGCGCACCCGCATGTATATCACCGACGCGGCCGACGCCGATCTGGTCGGCCAGGCGCACGGTGCGGTGTTCGGGGATATCCGCCCCGCCGCGACGATGCTCGTCGTCTCCGCGCTGATCCGCCCCGAATGGAAGGTCGAGATCGAAGCCGAAGCCCTTATCGAGAAAGACGTATGA